TTTTTTTCGCCCTGGCGGAAAGCCGCCACCGAGATTTTGAAACAGCCATCAACACTCTTGAAAGTGTTTCTCGCTCCATGGACGACATCCTCTCGTGGAGATTCGAAAAAATACATCTTGCCCTGCTCAGCACTGTTGATGAGGTCGAGAAACAGTCTCGCCAAGACAACATAAGCTGGGACGGCATGGAGAAATTTGGCCGTACACTGGACGACAGGTTGCCCGACAGCCTCGGTTTTTTGGTCACAGACAGTCTGGGGCGGGTTATCTACGCCTCGCCGCGTGCGCTTTCTGGCGACATCTCTGTTGCCAACGACGACCATTTTGTTCAGCTGCGTAATAATCCTTCGCTTGGGCTCTCCATCTCCAAACCATTCTACGGGCATGCCTGGCCTCACCCAATTATTGTTCTCTCCATGCGTTATACGCAGCCCAGCGGTGAATTTGGCGGCATAATTGCCTGTGCGGTATCCATAAACATGTTTTCTGCCGTACTGGGAGCTGTAGAAATCGCCAGCCCTTCTGCCGTAGCCACGCTGTGGGACAAGAGGCTCGGCCTGATAACGCAGTACCCGGCGGGGCAGTTTTATCTCGACGTAAAGCCTTCCCCGCAATTACGCAAACTCATCATGCAGGATGCCCCGCCCACTATCTATCACCATAACAGAACTGATTTTAATAATAAAAACAGAATTGCATTTTTTCGCAAACTCAGCCAGTGGCCCCTGTATCTTTCTGTAGGCGTATTTGAGCAGGACGTACTGGTAAAGTGGCGTCAGGAAGTGGTGTCTCTGGGTGTTTTGGGGCTGGTGTTCGCATTTATTTCCTTTTGGGGTGGCATTGCCTACACGCGGAATGTCCGTGCCCTTGCAGTGGGCGAAAAGCGCTATAAGGGGCTTTTCAACCATATGCAGGCTGGTCTGGCCCTGTTTGAGCCGGTGTTTCTGCATACGGGGGCCATCTGCGACTTCAGGTACGTCGAAGTCAACAAGGCCTACTGCACCATCTTCAGGTCAAATCAGGAAGACATTGTTGGAAAAACCCTGCTGCACAGAATAGCAGGCAAAACCAACAACCCCTCAAAATGGCTCAACCATCTCATAACTACGATTGAGACCGGCGAGCCTGCCCACTTTGATTTTTTTCTTGAAGGCAGCAATCTCTGGATAGATGTGGTGGCCTATCGGTCAGAAGCTGGCAAAATTGCCATCCTGTGCATAGACGTGAGCGAAAGCAAGTTTGCACAGGCCCGCGCCACCCGCGTTTCGCAAATGTACGCGGCGCTGAGCAGGTGCAATCAGGCCATTGTGCGCTGCACCACGCGCGAAGAGCTGTTTGCCGACATCTGCCGCGCCGCAGTGGAAGCTGGGGGCATGAAGGGTGCCTGGATAGGCCTTGTAGACAAGCAGACAAGCAATGTGAATCCGGTAAGTTCGTTTGGGCTCAATGACAATGATCTGCGTACGCTAAAGGTTTCTGTCAAGGAATTTGACCCCTTTGGCTCTGGTCCCACCGGTTGCGCCATCAGAAACAACGAGCCCATCTGGTCAAACAATTCCACCTCTGACCCTCGCCTTGTGCCCTGGTGGCAGCTGGTGCAGAAGACTGGCTTTCTTTCTGTGGGTGCGTTGCCGCTGCGGCAGCGGGGAGAGGTGGTGGGCAACCTTACCCTCTATTCCATGGAAGTGGGAGCCTTTGATGATGACGTGCGTGATCTGTTGGGAGAAATGGCCTCCAACGTGAGTTTCGCGCTCGACAATCTGGCCTGGGACGAAGAGCGACGCTGTAACGAGGCCAGAATAAACGAACTTGCCTTTTATGATCAGCTGACCGGTCTTGCCAACCGTCCCCTGCTCACAGAACGCATAAGGCTGGCAGTTGCAGCGGCACAGCACAGCAATCAGTATAATGCCCTGCTGTTCATTGACCTGGACAGTTTCAAGACCATCAACGACACGTTGGGGCACGACCAGGGCGACTTTCTGTTGCAACAGGTCGGCCATCGTCTGCAAGCCCTTGTGCAGCCAGAAGACACCGTGGCCCGTTTTGGCGGCGATGAATTTGTGCTTTTGCTGCAGGGCATTTCTGACAGCCGCGATGAAGCGATCAAGAAGGTTGCCCTTATCAGTCGCAAGGTGCTGAGCACAATACGCTCACCAATCGTCATAAATGGTGTCACCTGCCATTGTACTGCCAGTGTGGGTGTTGCGCTGTTTGGTTCGCGCGGCATTACGCCCGAGGAACTGCTCAAACAGGCCGACCTTGCCATGTACCAGGCCAAGGATGCGGGCAGAAATACCGTGCGTTTTTTTGACCCGCAGATGCAGCAGGCTGTGCTGGAGCGCATTATCCTTGAGCGCGAGCTTGAAGAGGCCATCGGGCTTGAGCAGTTTGTGCTGTATTATCAGCCGCTGATAGACATAGACGATAAAATCACAGGCGCCGAGGCGCTGATCCGCTGGCAACACCCCAAGCGGGGTCTGCTGCCGCCTGGCGAATTCATTCCGGTTGCTGAAGAAAACGGCATGATCACGCGCATTGGCCTGTGGGTGTTGCGTGAGGCATGCAGCCAGTTGGCAAAATGGGCGGAGATTCCCGAATTGGCCGGGCTGACTGTTTCCATTAACGTGAGTGCCAGGCAGTTCCGCGAGGGCGGCTTTGTGCGCGAGGTTACCTCGGCGGTGCGGCAGGCGGGCATTGACCCTGGCCTGCTCAAGCTTGAGCTGACCGAAAGCCAGCTTGCTGTAAGTATGCAGGAAATCATTTCTTCCATGGTGGAACTGAGTAATCTGGGGCTGCGTTTTTCGCTGGACGATTTTGGTACAGGGTATTCGTCCATGGCCTACCTCAAGCTTTTGCCGCTGGATCAGCTGAAGATCGACAAGTCATTTATTCGCGATCTGCTCGCTGATCCCAACGATGCCGCTATTGCCAGCATTATCATTGCACTTTCGCAAAGCCTTGGTCTTAGCGCAGTGGCAGAAGGCGTGGAAACCAGCGAACAGAAAAGAGCTCTGATAAATATGGGCTGCACCCTGTTTCAGGGGTATCTGTTCAGCATGCCGCTTCCGGTACAGGATTTTGAGGGG
The Desulfovibrio sp. DNA segment above includes these coding regions:
- a CDS encoding EAL domain-containing protein produces the protein MPEAQPHIRLQPPINFPSWVQSYKPLWVIALIDLFVLGIIFFALAESRHRDFETAINTLESVSRSMDDILSWRFEKIHLALLSTVDEVEKQSRQDNISWDGMEKFGRTLDDRLPDSLGFLVTDSLGRVIYASPRALSGDISVANDDHFVQLRNNPSLGLSISKPFYGHAWPHPIIVLSMRYTQPSGEFGGIIACAVSINMFSAVLGAVEIASPSAVATLWDKRLGLITQYPAGQFYLDVKPSPQLRKLIMQDAPPTIYHHNRTDFNNKNRIAFFRKLSQWPLYLSVGVFEQDVLVKWRQEVVSLGVLGLVFAFISFWGGIAYTRNVRALAVGEKRYKGLFNHMQAGLALFEPVFLHTGAICDFRYVEVNKAYCTIFRSNQEDIVGKTLLHRIAGKTNNPSKWLNHLITTIETGEPAHFDFFLEGSNLWIDVVAYRSEAGKIAILCIDVSESKFAQARATRVSQMYAALSRCNQAIVRCTTREELFADICRAAVEAGGMKGAWIGLVDKQTSNVNPVSSFGLNDNDLRTLKVSVKEFDPFGSGPTGCAIRNNEPIWSNNSTSDPRLVPWWQLVQKTGFLSVGALPLRQRGEVVGNLTLYSMEVGAFDDDVRDLLGEMASNVSFALDNLAWDEERRCNEARINELAFYDQLTGLANRPLLTERIRLAVAAAQHSNQYNALLFIDLDSFKTINDTLGHDQGDFLLQQVGHRLQALVQPEDTVARFGGDEFVLLLQGISDSRDEAIKKVALISRKVLSTIRSPIVINGVTCHCTASVGVALFGSRGITPEELLKQADLAMYQAKDAGRNTVRFFDPQMQQAVLERIILERELEEAIGLEQFVLYYQPLIDIDDKITGAEALIRWQHPKRGLLPPGEFIPVAEENGMITRIGLWVLREACSQLAKWAEIPELAGLTVSINVSARQFREGGFVREVTSAVRQAGIDPGLLKLELTESQLAVSMQEIISSMVELSNLGLRFSLDDFGTGYSSMAYLKLLPLDQLKIDKSFIRDLLADPNDAAIASIIIALSQSLGLSAVAEGVETSEQKRALINMGCTLFQGYLFSMPLPVQDFEGYAANMTNTANAETQD